From the Bacteroidia bacterium genome, one window contains:
- a CDS encoding CPBP family intramembrane metalloprotease, whose translation MTDERNDNGERSLAAALRTFIAEARRTPRDVTTVFLTIAALGILSVHVGSKRFFTEQWYSVLGADPLFELYQYLYWFGSEFVVYFLLPLLVIVLIHRRPLRGFGLGVGDWRFGLKISALFYLVMLPILWVVSDMPMFQQVYPHAASVRGDWTLFLLYEGAFLLYFIGWEFIWRGYTVFGLAPHTGPAVAVFVQMIPFVILHYGKPLPETIGSIAAAIALGALSLRVRSFWYAVLIHWSVMLTIDLLSTLRFRSGAHGIGIEALRAIFSLLGA comes from the coding sequence ATGACGGACGAACGGAATGATAACGGAGAGCGGTCCCTCGCGGCCGCTCTTCGCACGTTTATCGCCGAGGCGCGTCGTACACCGCGCGACGTCACCACGGTGTTTCTTACCATTGCCGCCCTGGGCATCCTGTCGGTCCATGTGGGCAGCAAGCGTTTTTTCACTGAGCAATGGTACTCCGTGCTGGGTGCAGATCCGCTCTTTGAGCTTTATCAGTATCTGTACTGGTTCGGCTCCGAATTCGTTGTGTACTTTTTGTTACCACTACTCGTCATCGTGCTCATCCACCGGCGCCCGCTTCGCGGATTCGGTCTCGGAGTGGGTGACTGGCGCTTCGGACTGAAGATCTCGGCGTTGTTCTACCTGGTCATGCTGCCGATACTGTGGGTCGTGAGCGACATGCCGATGTTCCAGCAAGTCTATCCGCATGCCGCGTCCGTGCGCGGCGACTGGACATTGTTTCTGCTCTACGAAGGGGCCTTCCTCCTGTATTTCATCGGTTGGGAATTTATCTGGCGCGGCTATACCGTTTTCGGTTTGGCACCGCATACAGGACCCGCCGTTGCGGTTTTCGTGCAGATGATACCGTTCGTCATTCTGCACTACGGCAAACCGCTACCCGAAACCATCGGCTCCATTGCCGCCGCGATAGCTCTGGGAGCGCTCTCGCTGCGGGTGCGTTCTTTCTGGTATGCCGTGCTGATTCACTGGTCAGTGATGTTGACCATAGATCTGCTTTCCACCTTGCGTTTCCGCAGCGGAGCGCATGGGATAGGAATTGAAGCCCTGCGGGCAATTTTTTCCCTTCTCGGCGCGTGA